The Microbacterium sp. LWH7-1.2 genome window below encodes:
- a CDS encoding glycosyltransferase family A protein has protein sequence MKVSAVIPTIGRPELVRAVKSVLDQTVPVEPIVVLDRPDMVADVTHQLDGLRHKLVLTDGSQGGGAARNIGVAEADSEVIAFLDDDDEWTPTKTEMQLELWRERPSAVITSRALLVGSSERTVPERPFSQAGTMSSYLLDRSTITLRRHFIQSSTLLMSRSIAREVPWSESLARHQDWGLLIELDRRGTPILTHDDALVRVYQGSASSISRSKNWRASRAWLEDYAADASTRARGDFMCSIVLRSALAAGAWRDSLGILGSALTMRPHPAAVVVGLSELARVPSHRSRS, from the coding sequence GTGAAAGTCTCTGCTGTCATTCCTACGATTGGTCGCCCCGAGCTGGTACGCGCAGTCAAGTCGGTGCTCGATCAGACGGTGCCTGTAGAGCCGATCGTCGTGTTGGATCGCCCGGATATGGTGGCCGATGTCACGCATCAGCTCGACGGGCTACGTCACAAGCTCGTCCTCACCGACGGCTCACAGGGTGGGGGCGCGGCACGGAACATCGGCGTGGCAGAGGCCGACTCCGAAGTGATCGCGTTCCTTGACGACGATGACGAGTGGACGCCGACGAAGACTGAAATGCAACTTGAGCTGTGGCGGGAACGTCCCTCCGCCGTGATTACCAGTCGGGCACTTCTGGTGGGCAGCTCCGAGCGAACAGTACCGGAACGGCCATTCAGCCAGGCAGGGACGATGTCGAGCTACCTTCTGGACCGTTCCACGATCACCCTGCGACGGCACTTCATCCAGAGTTCGACCCTCCTCATGAGCCGGAGCATCGCCCGCGAGGTGCCCTGGAGCGAGTCCCTCGCGCGTCATCAGGACTGGGGACTCCTCATCGAGCTCGACCGCCGGGGTACGCCGATCCTCACTCATGATGACGCCCTGGTCCGTGTATATCAGGGGTCGGCCAGCTCCATCTCGCGCTCCAAGAACTGGCGGGCGAGCCGAGCATGGCTCGAGGACTACGCGGCCGACGCGAGCACGCGCGCCCGCGGTGACTTCATGTGCTCGATCGTGCTCCGCTCCGCGTTGGCTGCTGGTGCTTGGAGAGATTCGCTCGGCATCCTGGGCTCGGCGCTGACGATGCGACCTCATCCTGCAGCCGTCGTAGTGGGGCTTTCCGAACTGGCGCGCGTCCCCTCGCACAGGTCTCGGTCATGA